From a single Cryptococcus neoformans var. neoformans B-3501A chromosome 3, whole genome shotgun sequence genomic region:
- a CDS encoding hypothetical protein (HMMPfam hit to TauD, Taurine catabolism dioxygenase TauD, TfdA family, score: 194.5, E(): 2.1e-55): MPIAVNDNVDKDTLGRPFSLAKSTRERLVQAGIDLSKGYPEYPIRPKTIELASDIRKEGWEHKDPGARADKEKKALFGAAKEVIHLSPHLGTEIVGLQLNQLSDQQKDELALLIAERTVVFFRDQDLTPQTQLELGKYFGTPEIHPSAARVPGLPGVSIITDEVLRSTGRVPDYKNPFATQKWHTDLTHEPQPPGVTHLHLDHLPGVGGDTLWSSGYAAYDKLSPAFQKVLDGLEGLYRSAHSYPNPVTGELEPIINAHPIVRVHPATGWKALFVNSRYTIGIKGFEQSEAQAILQKLFQVYEQNPDTQVRFRWTPRSSALWDNRVSIHSAVYDYLDEGSAEPRHGTRVSSLAEKPIPVSEGVGKSRREALGLNTGVVHELPIDTHAY, translated from the exons ATGCCTATCGCCGTCAACGACAACGTAGACAAAGACACCCTGGGCAGAcctttctctctcgccAAGAGCACTCGAG AGCGTTTGGTTCAAGCCGGTATTGACCTTTCCAAGGGTTACCCAGAGTACCCAATCAGGCCCAAGACTATCGAACTCGCCAGTGACATTCGCAAGGAA GGATGGGAGCACAAGGACCCCGGAGCCAGGGCtgacaaggaaaagaaagcaTTGTTTGGCGCCGCCAAAGAAGTTATCCACTTGTCCCCTCACCTTGGTACCGA GATAGTCGGTCTTCAACTTAACCAGCTTAGTGACCAGCAGAAAGATGAGCTTGCGCTCCTGATTGCTGAGCGCACTGTGGTATTCTTCCGAGACCA AGACCTCACTCCTCAGACCCAACTCGAGCTCGGCAAATACTTTGGTACTCCCGAGATTCATCCATCAGCCGCCCGAGTTCCTGGGCTTCCTGGAGTCTCAATCATCACAGACGAAGTCCTCAGGTCCACCGGTCGTGTCCCCGACTACAAAAACCCCTTTGCCACCCAAAAGTGGCACACCGA TTTGACTCACGAACCTCAACCCCCTGGAGTcactcaccttcatcttgacCATCTCCCCGGAGTTGGCGGTGACACTCTCTGGTCTTCGGGCTATGCTGCGTATGACAAGCTTTCTCCTGCTTTCCAGAAAGTCCTCGATGGTCTTGAGGGCTTGTATCGATCTGCTCACAGCTACCCCAATCCGGTGACTGGCGAGCTTGAGCCCATCATCAATGCTCACCCTATCGTTCGCGTCCACCCGGCGACTGGATGGAAGGCTCTTTTCGTCAACTCTCGATACACTATTGGTATTAAGGGCTTCGAGCAGTCGGAAGCCCAAGCTATTTTGCAGAAG CTTTTCCAAGTGTATGAGCAAAACCCAGATACCCAAGTCAGGTTCCGATGGACTCCTAGATCCAGTGCTTTGTGGGA CAACCGAGTTT CCATCCACTCCGCTGTTTATGACTACCTCGACGAGGGATCCGCCGAGCCCCGACACGGGACACGAGTTTCGAGTTTGGCTGAGAAGCCCATTCCCGTAAGCGAAGGAGTTGGTAAAAGCCGAAGAGAAGCCTTGGGTCTCAACACTGGTGTCGTGCACGAATTGCCTATTGATACTCACGCGTACTAA
- a CDS encoding hypothetical protein (HMMPfam hit to DUF663, Protein of unknown function (DUF663), score: 383.9, E(): 2e-112), giving the protein MEAPHKAHHKPSAGAKHAKKDAAKGVDRSGGKNFNPKAFTNTSFRAADRAARRTAEKNQQRLHVPLVNRNPEERKVTNEKGKGMDEGALPPPPIVVGIVGPPGVGKTTLLRSLVRRFTKHNLSQPQGPVTVVSGKTRRITFIECGNDLNSMIDLGKVVDLETFEFLNILQSHGFPKVIGVLTHVDLIKKASTLKDTKKRLKHRFWTEIYQGAKLFSLSGVMNGRYPDAEINLLSRFISVMKFRPLVFRNQHPYLVADRIQDLTPREAIRENAKIDRTITLYGYVRGPNLPPRNAKIHIPGAGDLEVKEVERLADPCPLPTLESERRRKMGEKAKLIHAPMSDVGGVMYDKDAVYINVPGNFTKGGDTPQGEGEKMVMDLQDAEKTFADNIQASEIRLFGHSSAPLQVTEERKDRVRRKAEPRSGGPMLGKADEDEFDESEDDEFDDRSDTEEGGVFNGESDQDDDQDERDVAYAESESDHDDLAFATGFEQEGGRINFDDEDDDDFPSDEDDEDVPGWKHNLASRASSTLADRLRKKRNLMTLIYDTPLSPEEIVNGKTRPSSADASSSFAELQNEGLFRISHGENKGDDGDQVKEEVDRDQLKNKWADEEMLDSLRGLFISGPVAGEGVDEDGEAYEEEGEDFEDLEGGSDGRGDGEDDVPYVGVKPSQVSVEDARAAALAKKKEALKIKFDEQYDDSDDEASKMDFYDQQKAEMARQKQINEEEFGNLDLDARTQIEGYRSGMYVRLEIEAVPYELIENFDPRFPIIVGGLLAAEERFGFITVRIKRHRWFTKTLKTNDPLIFSLGWRRFQTLPLYHLDDHSIRNRYLKYTPEHMHCFATFYGPVSAPNTGFCAFNSLQGDAPGFRVSATGVVLDVDRSTKIVKKLKLTGAPYKIFKNTAFIKDMFNTGLEVAKFEGANIKTVSGIRGQVKKALSKPDGAFRATFEDKILLRDIVFLRAWYSIEPKKLYNPVCSLLLSNKESWQGMRLTGQIRREEGLKTPLDPNSAYRPIERTTRRFNPLKVPRKLAASLPFASKTPELSKQRKPTYMQSRAVVLGEDEKKAVTLLQQIQTLKKDKAERRKAKQDERKGAYRKKVGEKDEKREEKIREERRERFKKEGLKRKREEMSEGKGRGKKSRA; this is encoded by the exons ATGGAAGCCCCCCACAAGGCCCACCACAAGCCATCAGCTGGTGCGAAGCACGCAAAGAAAGATGCCGCAAAGGGTGTAGACCGATCAGGCGGGAAAAATTTCAACCCCAAG GCATTCACAAACACCTCCTTCAGAGCAGCCGATAGAGCGGCCAGGCGTACCGCCGAGAAAAACCAACAGCGTCTCCATGTCCCGCTGGTCAATCGTAACCCTGAGGAACGCAAGGTCACCAatgaaaaaggcaaaggaatgGACGAAGGTGCCTTGCCACCTCCGCCCATCGTCGTCGGCATTGTTGGCCCTCCTGGTGTGGGAAAGACAACTTTACTGCGATCTCTTGTCAGGAGGTTCACGAAGCACAATCTCTCCCAGCCGCAGGGCCCTGTGACTGTTGTTTCTGGCAAGACCAGGAGAATCACTTTTATCGAATGTGGCAATGATCTTAACAGCATGATTGACTTGGGTAAAGTGGTCGACCTG GAAACTTTTGAATTCCTCAACATTCTTCAATCCCATGGGTTTCCAAAAGTCATCGGAGTTCTCACTCATGTCGATCTTATCAAGAAAGCCTCCACCCTTAAAGACACCAAAAAGCGCCTCAAGCATCGTTTCTGGACGGAAATCTATCAGGGGGCcaagctcttctccctttcaGGTGTTATGAACGGGCGTTACCCTGATGCGGAAATCAACCTTTTGTCAAGGTTCATCTCTGTTATGAAATTCCGCCCTCTTGTCTTCCGAAACCAACATCCCTACCTAGTGGCTGACAGAATTCAAGATCTCACACCCCGAGAGGCTATTCGTGAGAACGCCAAGATAGATCGGACAATCACTCTCTATGGTTATGTTCGCGGTCCAAACCTTCCTCCACGTAACGCGAAGATTCATATCCCCGGTGCCGGTGACCTTGAGGTCAAAGAGGTCGAGAGATTAGCCGatccttgtcctcttcctaCGCTCGAgagcgaaagaagaaggaaaatggGCGAGAAGGCAAAATTGATTCATGCCCCAATGAGCGATGTTGGCGGCGTAATGTATGACAAGGATGCAGTGTACATCAACGTCCCCGGTAACTTCACTAAAGGAGGAGATA ctcctcaGGGCGAGGGTGAAAAGATGGTTATGGATCTTCAAGATGCCGAAAAAACGTTTGCGGACAACATTCAAGCGTCTGAAATTAGGTTGTTTGGCCATTCATCTGCTCCCTTGCAAGTCACTGAGGAACGCAAGGATCGCGTCCGCCGCAAAGCCGAACCTCGTTCTGGTGGTCCCATGCTTGGCAAagcggatgaagatgagttTGATGAGAGTGAAGACGACGAGTTTGACGATAGAAGCGATActgaggaaggaggtgtGTTCAACGGAGAGTCGGACCAGGACGACGACCaggatgaaagagatgTAGCGTACGCCGAGTCAGAATCGGATCACGATGATCTTGCCTTTGCGACTGGCTTTGAGCAAGAAGGGGGCCGAATCAATttcgatgatgaggatgatgacgatttCCCTTcggacgaagatgatgaggatgtacCTGGTTGGAAGCACAACCTAGCTTCCCGTGCTTCCTCCACTTTGGCCGATAGACTACGCAAGAAACGCAACCTTATGACACTTATATACGAcactcctctttctcccgaGGAAATTGTCAATGGCAAAAcacgtccttcttccgccgatgcttcatcctctttcgcTGAACTGCAAAATGAGGGTTTGTTCCGAATCAGTCACGGAGAGAACAAGGGCGACGATGGTGATCAAGTAAAAGAGGAGGTAGACAGGGATCAATTAAAGAACAAGTGGGCGGACGAGGAAATGCTTGACTCGCTCAGGGGGCTCTTTATCTCCGGTCCTGTTGCTGGAGAGGGtgtagatgaggatggggaggcatatgaggaggagggcgaggatTTCGAGGATCTAGAGGGAGGAAGTGATGGCCGAGGCGAtggcgaggatgatgtgCCATACGTTGGTGTCAAGCCTTCTCAAGTAAGCGTTGAGGATGCGCGCGCCGCTGCTttagcaaagaagaaggaggctcTCAAGATCAAGTTCGATGAGCAATACGACGACTCTGACGATGAGGCGTCCAAAATGGACTTTTATGACCAACAAAAGGCGGAAATGGCTCGCCAAAAGCAGATCAATGAAGAGGAGTTTGGTAACCTTGATTTGGATGCCCGGACGCAAATTGAGGGTTATCGTTCTGGGATGTACGTCAGGTTAGAGATTGAAGCTGTGCCGTATGAGTTGATCGAGAACTTTGATCCTCGATTCCCCATCATCGTTGGCGGTCTCTTGGCtgcagaagagagattTGGTTTCATCACTGTTCGTATCAAGCGACACAGGTGGTTCACGAAAACACTCAAGACGAATGATCCCCTCATCTTTTCCCTTGGCTGGCGTCGATTCCAAACTCTCCCGCTCTACCATCTGGACGACCATTCCATCAGAAACCGATACCTCAAGTACACTCCGGAGCATATGCACTGTTTCGCCACATTCTATGGTCCCGTCTCAGCTCCTAACACAGGTTTCTGCGCATTCAACTCTTTGCAAGGGGATGCCCCCGGTTTCCGGGTATCGGCAACCGGTGTCGTCCTCGATGTTGATCGATCCACCAAGATTGTCAAGAAACTCAAGTTGACCGGTGCGCCTTACAAGATTTTCAAAAACACGGCGTTCATCAAGGACATGTTCAACACCGGGCTTGAAGTGGCCAAATTCGAGGGGGCAAACATCAAGACTGTCTCTGGTATCAGAGGTCAGGTGAAGAAGGCCCTAAGTAAGCCGGACGGTGCCTTCAGAGCAACCTTTGAAGACAAAATATTGTTGAGGG ATATCGTTTTCCTCCGAGCATGGTACTCTATAGAACCGAAAAAGCTTTACAATCCTGTGTGCTCTCTTCTACTTTCCAACAAGGAATCGTGGCAGGGTATGCGTCTCACGGGTCAGATTCGTCGGGAGGAAGGCCTCAAGACACCCCTCGATCCCAATTCAGCCTATCGACCCATTGAGCGCACCACACGACGCTTCAATCCTCTCAAGGTTCCACGTAAGCTTGCTGCTTCTTTGCCCTTCGCATCCAAGACGCCAGAACTCTCAAAGCAACGTAAACCTACTTACATGCAATCTCGTGCCGTTGTGctgggagaggatgagaagaaggcggtgaCGCTGTTGCAGCAGATCCAaacgttgaagaaggataaggcagagagaaggaaagcgAAGCAAGATGAGCGAAAAGGAGCATACAGGAAAAAGGTTGgtgagaaagatgagaaaagagaggaaaagattagggaagagaggagggaaagattcaagaaggagggattgaagagaaagagggaggaaatgagcgaaggaaaaggtcggggaaagaagagcagagCGTAA